The DNA window CAACGGTTTGCCGCGGTCATTCATCGTCTCGAAGATGGCGTAGGCGTCTGTATCGTTCTCTGTGGTGATCTCGATGAGTCCAACATTGCGCAAGAGCCAATAGACGAAGTTCGGAAGCGCCTGTCCGAGTTCGTCACTCAACCCAGAAGATTGAATGTCTCCGTATCGATGGACGATAGTCTGTGTGGACTCGTCTTTGCCGTCCGGCGTATAGTCTTCACCGTTGAACAGTGCCTGGATGGCTGGCAGTCGGTCCTCAATCTTAAGATTGAAGTTCTGCTCACCCAGATCGTCCGAGAAAATTAGCGGCTCAATGGTCGTAAAAACGGACAAATCACGCGCTTTAGTTTCGCGATAAAGGTAGATCAAAAGCAATGTGAGAGAAGTGACCCGCTGCTGGCCGTCGACGAGGAAGTCGGTGCTGCCTCGACGGGTGACGATAATCGAGCCAAGGAAGTAGGTGGGGTAACCGCTCACTGCGCGCGGGGGGTCACCGTCGCGGTAAGCGTTCTGGAACGCGCCTACAAGATCCGACAAGAGTTCATCAATGTTGGGTTTGTCCCATTTATACTCGCGCTGGTAGTCATCGACCGAAAATGAACGACTTTGTAAAAGTTGAGTGATCGTCCGGTAGTAAGGGGTAGGCGAACCCATTCACAGCCTCCAGCTCATGTCATGTCGAACGAATCTAGCTGATGAAGTCTCACCGGAGCGCCCGTGTCAAGCGATCGGAGTCGCCTCCGCCCGCACTCCGGCTTGCGCGGCGAGATGAGTCTTGCAACGACTTCATTCGCGTGAGTAACCGCGGCGTTTGGAGCGGCCAAGGTGGCTTGGCGCTGAAGTCATAGGATGGTGAAGCTCGTGGGGGCCATGCCTGCGGGCTCGGCGTGTGGTCCGCCGCGCCTGGCAGATCGCGGCATGGGTGGGCCCTGAGCTGGTCGTGGTGCTGCGCTACCGCAATGCCGTGACGTGTGGCTTCCATGTACTGCTCGGCACGTTGGGTGAGCATGAGACGCCAACTCTTCAGCGGGTTTCCGCCATGTGCCAGCGCTACTCCGGATGCCGGCACTCCGGGTGACGATCACGGCGCTCGACCGATTAGGAACCCTTGCGCGCTAACCCGAGCACCGCACGCTCCGGGGGCATCACCCGCTGTGTGTGGACTTGAGGTGCGGAACGCGCCCCAAATTCACACCCTCGGTGCCTGCGCTCGGCAACGTTGCCAGCGCCGAGCCGGAAAGCTGTGGAGGCCGGGACGCGCCGCCCGACCAGATCGAGGCGTTCAGGGCGGCCCACGCCACCCCGAGCACCACCGCTGCCGCTGTCTCGCTGGTTCGGCTCCAGCCGAGGTAGATCCAGGATCCCGCGCAGAACACCACGATCGTCGCCGCGACGGTCCAGACCGTCACGTTCCACCGCCAGGGGAGGCCCCGGGCGACCAGCCACGCGAGCAGCCCCGCCGCCGCCGCGACCTGCGCCGTCTGACCGGCGGACATGGTGGCGAGGGCGACCGCCGCCGAGTCCAGCGGCAGCGCCCCGCCGAATTCCTCCGGTGTGGGAAAGACCAGCGTCTCCGCAGCCCGCCATCCCGGCGGGACCGTCATCGCCAGCACCACGGCGAGGATCACCGCGGGCAGCACCGGCCCGAACGCGCTGCCGAGGGAGCGCCATGTGACCGGGCGGCGCAGGGTGCGGATCAGGGACACCAGCACCGCGAGGGCGATCAGCACCTCGGGGACCAGCGTGGTCGCGGTCTCCAGCGCGAAGAGGTAGCCGTCCGATGTCCACTGACTGCGCATCCAGGCCGCTATCGCCTCGTCGGTCGCGGCCAGGCCGGAGAAACGGATCACGGCGGGGACGGCGACGACGAGCAGAACGGCGACGGCGATCAGGAATCCGAGGCTCAGCGATGCCATCGCCATGGGATGCGACCGGACGGCCGGAAAAGCACGGAACGGGGTTGATCTGCGGATGGTGACGGCTATCGCCCGTACCGGATCGGGGTTGTGACCCAGCCAGCGGCCCGCAAGCATCAGTCCGAGAATGAGCACCGTGAGCGCGGCGAGCGCGCCTGCCGCGCGCCCTGCGCGCGCCGCGAGAACGTCGTAGCTTGCGCCGGCGGCGTAGCTTGCGCCCACCATCCAGACAGCCCAGAGGCTTGCCGCCGGCGTGTGCCAGATCAAGAACCGATTGAGGGGTACGCCGTTACGCGCGGCCAATCGAGGCATGAGTGTTCTGGCTCCGACCACCCACTGACCGAAGAAGATCGCACGACCGCCATATCTTTCGAACAGTCGCTCGGCCCGTTCCGCATGTCGTCCCATGCCGATGAAGGAGCCGTGGTGGTACGCGAGGTTGCCACCGAGCAGAGCCGAACCGATCGCGACGAGCAGGGCGGGCACGGGGGAGACGACGCCGGCGTTGGCGAGCAGCCCCATCGCGATGAGCGCTGTCGCGGCCGGCAGGACGAGCCCGGCCAGCAATGCCGTTTCCAAGGTCACGAGCGCGGCGACCACCAGGTAGACCACGATCGGCGGAAGCCCCCCGAGCAAATCCTCGATCATGAAACGACCGTAGGGGTTGGACTGCGGCGGGGGATCGGTGAAGCTCCTTAGGACATCCACCGATATCTGTAGGAGTGACGATGCAGCCGACGTTGCGCCGCCTGGACGAACTCGCCACCTTCCTCGCTGACCGGGACGACACTCTCGCGGTGCTCGGGCTCGGCTCGGCGGGCGCCCAGCGGGCCCGGCTGGATGAGCACTCCGACCTGGACTTCTTCGTGGTCGTCGAGGACGACGCGCGGTGGCGGTACGTGGAACGGATCGACTGGCTGGAAGCGCCGTGTCCGCTTCT is part of the Actinoplanes missouriensis 431 genome and encodes:
- a CDS encoding DUF262 domain-containing protein, with amino-acid sequence MGSPTPYYRTITQLLQSRSFSVDDYQREYKWDKPNIDELLSDLVGAFQNAYRDGDPPRAVSGYPTYFLGSIIVTRRGSTDFLVDGQQRVTSLTLLLIYLYRETKARDLSVFTTIEPLIFSDDLGEQNFNLKIEDRLPAIQALFNGEDYTPDGKDESTQTIVHRYGDIQSSGLSDELGQALPNFVYWLLRNVGLIEITTENDTDAYAIFETMNDRGKPLSPVDMLKAYLLAPIDDPDRRSVANRVWRKTVHELTSWEPDPNPERDSSFIKAWLRAKYAETIRDRKAGASDKDWELISTTFHRWIRDRATHVGVGDDKSNFLLMTEEFPFFARAYRRILDAGRRYTDGLESIFYNAHNEFTWQNTVLLAPPKRR
- a CDS encoding DedA family protein is translated as MIEDLLGGLPPIVVYLVVAALVTLETALLAGLVLPAATALIAMGLLANAGVVSPVPALLVAIGSALLGGNLAYHHGSFIGMGRHAERAERLFERYGGRAIFFGQWVVGARTLMPRLAARNGVPLNRFLIWHTPAASLWAVWMVGASYAAGASYDVLAARAGRAAGALAALTVLILGLMLAGRWLGHNPDPVRAIAVTIRRSTPFRAFPAVRSHPMAMASLSLGFLIAVAVLLVVAVPAVIRFSGLAATDEAIAAWMRSQWTSDGYLFALETATTLVPEVLIALAVLVSLIRTLRRPVTWRSLGSAFGPVLPAVILAVVLAMTVPPGWRAAETLVFPTPEEFGGALPLDSAAVALATMSAGQTAQVAAAAGLLAWLVARGLPWRWNVTVWTVAATIVVFCAGSWIYLGWSRTSETAAAVVLGVAWAALNASIWSGGASRPPQLSGSALATLPSAGTEGVNLGRVPHLKSTHSG